The Staphylococcus saprophyticus subsp. saprophyticus ATCC 15305 = NCTC 7292 genome contains the following window.
AAACCAAGAAATGAATGATTTAGGTACAATTTCGGAAGAAAATAAAGGTAAAGATGGGTATTCAGATGAAGCTTTAAATGCTTCTATAGCAGATATTAAAGAACAACTTGCAGATATTAAACAAAATCAAGATAAACAAATTACACAACAACAAGTTGAAGACACTGTTAATAAAGTCCTCGATGAACGTGGTTTATCAGAAATATTATCAAATAATCAAATTCAAATGATTAATAATAATATGGTGAATGTGGCAAACTCTAATGCCTTAACTTCCGATCCTAAAGCATTTAAACAAAATGCTAAAGATGTATTAAAAAATATTGAAAAAAACTCAGATGATTTATTGAATAAAGGGAAGGATAAAGCCAAAGATTTGAATACAGAAGAAAATAGAAATCTTCTTCAACGCCTATGGGACGGTATTGTGGAAATTATTCAATCTATCATTCAATTTTTCTCTAATCTGTTAAATAAGTTATAAACAGAGAAATCTTAATTTGGATATTTTAAAGATGTAATCTCGATACAAAGATTCATGTAAATAGAGTTCATTTTTATATTATTTTATTATTAAAAGAAATTCAAAATGTATTAAATGTCACTATATGTTTTCTATTAAATTTTGTTATACTAAAAAAGATGTCTTTTTATTCAAGTATAATATTTAAGAAAGTTTTTATTGATTATTAAGCATAAGATCTATTTATAAAAATTTGAGGCTTTTTATAAGTGATTTTAAATGATAAAGGGAGGAAATAAATTATGAAAATTAAAAAGGCAATAATACCAGCGGCGGGGCTAGGTACAAGATTTTTACCAGCAACTAAGGCGATGCCTAAAGAAATGTTACCTATTTTAGATAAACCTACTATCCAATATATAGTAGAAGAAGCAGTAGCAGCGGGAATTGAAGATATTATTATAGTTACAGGCAAGCATAAAAGAGCAATCGAAGATCATTTTGACAATCAAAAAGAATTGGAAATGATTCTGGAAGAAAAAGGTAAATCTGATTTACTTCAATCAGTAAAATACTCAAGCAACTTAGCAAATATGTTTTATGTAAGACAAAAAGAACAAAAAGGTTTAGGTCATGCTATATGGACCGCTAGACAATTTATAGGGAATGAACCTTTTGCTGTTTTATTAGGAGATGACATTGTACAAGCAGATACTCCAGCCATAAAACAATTGATGAACCAGTATGAAACGACAGGTAAATCAATTATAGGAGTACAACAAGTAAATGAAATTGAAACACATAGATACGGTATTGTTGATCCTGAAGAATCGTACAATGAGTTGTTTAGTGTAAATAAATTTGTAGAAAAACCAGAAATTGGGACTGCCCCTTCCAATTTAGCTATAATGGGACGCTACGTACTAAAACCAGATATATTTGATTATTTAGAGCGTCAAGAAATTGGCAGAGGTGGCGAAATACAATTAACAGATGCAATTGAACATTTAAATTCTGAAGATTGTGTATACGCTTATAATTTTGAAGGTGAACGTTATGATGTAGGTGAAAAAATAGGTTTTGTTAAAACCACAATACAATTTGCTTTAAAAGATGATTATATGAAAAAAGAAATTACAGAATTTATTAAATCCATAAATAAATAAAAAAGTATAGGGAGACATAAAATGGATACAGTTTTAATATATGGGACTTTTTCTTCTGCTAAGAAGCTAGAACAAATATCGAGTATGTTAGGAAAAAAATGATAGAAAGATTATCATCACTAATAATATAAATTCGAAATATAAAATTGAGTGGGCATTTACCAAATGAAATAGTGCTTATTCAAACATTATCCCTTAAATCTATTAATAAATTTCTACCTTAAATAAGGGGCTTCTATTATTCCATATTTAAAAAATTTATTGATTTTTTAAACGTAATTAATAATTTTTATTTTGTAAGTTCATTTGAAAACTTACAAAAAAGGGGTATAATCAAAATTGTGCATAAGTAAAATTTCGGAGGTTATTATGGAAGAAACAATTGATTTAAATAAACTATTTGCAATATTAAAGAAAAACATGAAGTATTTAATAATTTTACCGATAGTGTTTCTTGTTTTAAGTATGATGATGACATTCTTATTTATCACACCTAAATATTCTTCTTCTACACAAGTACTTGTTAACCAAAAAGAAACAGACAGCCAAATGATGGCTCAACAAGTGCAATCAGACTTACAACTAGTCAATACATACTCAGAAATTATTAAGAGTCCAAGAATATTAGACAAAGTATCTAAAAATTTAAAAGGTAAGTATTCTAGTGAAGAAATTGCAGGCATGCTTACAGTTAGCAATCAAGCAGAATCACAAATTTTAAACATAGCTGTTGAAAATGAAAGTCGTGAAGCAGCAGGTAAAGTTGCTAATGAAATAGCAAACGTCTTTAGTAAAGATGTTAATAAAATTATGAATGTAGATAATGTTTCTATTCTTTCTAAAGCAGATTATTATGGAAGTAAAGATTCACCTAAACCACTTATTAACGCAGTAGTCGGTGTTTTTTTAGGCTTAATTGTCGCACTTATTATAATATTCTTGAAAGAAATCTTAGATAAGAGAATAAAAACAGAAGAAGATGTAGAAGAATTATTGGATTTACCAGTATTAGGAGTTATACAAAGATTTGATTATTAAAAGGGGATTAATTATATGGCTAAGAAAATAGATACAGAAATAACGACATTAATTACTCATAAAAAACCTAAAGCAGTCGTAAGTGAAAAATTCAGAGGAATTAGATCGAATATTTTATTTTCCACTGCAGATGCTGAGATACAGACATTATTAATTGCATCTGATAAACCATCTTCAGGTAAATCAACAGTATCAGCAAATATAGCAGTAACTTATGCGCAAGCAGGTTTTAAAACATTGTTAATTGATGGAGATATGAGAAAGCCAACCCAACATTATATATTTAATAAAAATAATATTAAAGGGTTGTCCAATGTAATCATCAATAAAAGTACTTTTGAAGATGCTGTTTATAGTACTGAGGTTTTAAATTTAGATGTTTTAACTTCAGGACCAATACCACCAAACCCATCTGAATTAATTGGTTCGTCTAATATGATGGATTTATTTGAAGAACTTAAACAACGATATGATTTCATTCTTATTGATACACCACCAGTTAATACAGTAACGGATGCACAATTATTTGGTGAATTAACTAAAAATGCAGTCTATATTATAGATGTTGAAACCAATAACAAAGAATCAGTTAAAAAAGGTAAAAATTTATTAGAGAAATCTGGGACTAAAATTCTAGGTGCTGTATTAAACAAAGCTCAATTAGATAAATCGTCAAGTTCTTATTATTACTATGGAGAAGAATCGTAATGATAGATGTTCATAATCATTTATTAATTGGTGTAGATGATGGTCCGCAATCAGTAGAAGAAACAATTAGTTTATTAGAACAAGCTAAAAAGCAAGGTATAACAGGAATCGTTGTTACACCGCATCATTTACACCCTAAATATGACAATATATTTGCTGATGTAGAATGGGGAATTAATAAGTTACAACATAATCAACAAATCAAAGACTTAGAAATCCAATTATATGCTGGTCAAGAAATCAGGATAACTGACCAAATATTGGATGATTTAGAGCAACATAAAGTTAAAGGCATTAACGGATCTAAATATCTTCTAATAGAATTACCTTCTAATTCAGTACCTCACTACACCAAGAATCTTCTTTATGAAATTCAAACTAAAGGTTTTGTTCCGATAATAGCGCATCCAGAGCGTAATAAAGCAATTGCCAAAAATATTAATTTACTTTATGAATTAATAAACAATGGTGCGTTAAGTCAAATCACTGCTTCATCTTTAACAGGTGAGCTTGGTAAAAATATACAAAAATTATCTATACAAATTTTAGAACACAATTTAGTGCATTTTGTTGCATCAGATGCACATCATTCAGAAAGTAGACCATTTAGTTTGGATGCTTTGTTTAGTACGCCTAAATTAAAAAATATTGAATCTGTTATAAGCATGTTACTAGATAATAATGAGGCAATGATTCAAGACAAGAGTGTGGTTACGGGAAGACCCATTGAATTTAAGAGGAATAAATTTTTTGGTCTATTTTAATTAAAGAAATCGGGGAATGAGAATTGAAATATATATCAATTAAGCAAAGATTTATGATGTTGTTGTTCATAGACTCAATAATTGTAACTTTTTCAGTGTTTTTAGGATATTACATCTTAGAACCCTTTTTTAAAGGCTACTCAATTAACGTGTTGATTTTATCATCACTCATCTTGCTTATATCGCATCATGTATTCGCTCAAATCTTTGATTTGTATCATAGAGCTTGGGAATATGCGAGTGTTAGTGAATTAATATTAATCGTTAAATCGGTTACAAGTTCCATCGTTGCTACAGGGATAATTGTTCCAATATTTACACAACAAGCACCTTTTTTACGACTGTATTTTATAACTTGGATGATGCACTTATTGTTAATCGGTGGATCCAGGTTGTCTTGGAGAATATATAGAAAGACATTTATTAGTAAAGAAGGTAAAAAGAAACCAACTCTTATAGTAGGTGGTGGTAGAGGTGGTTCATTGCTTATTCGTCAAATGATGAATACACCATATATGGGAATGGAACCAGTTCTAGTAGTAGATGATGATTCTAATAAACAAAAAATGTCTATCGCATCTGGCGTTAAAGTTCAAGGTTGCATTAAAGATATACCAGAATTAGTAAAGAAATTTAATATTAAAAAAATCATCATTGCCATTCCGACACTTTCACAACAGAGATTAAGAGAAATCAATAAGTTGTGTGAAGGTACGAATGTAGAAGTATTTAAAATGCCTAACATAGAAAATGTTATGTCAGGCGAAATTGAAGTTAATAAATTGAAAAAAGTAGAGGTTGAAGATTTACTAGGAAGGGATCCAGTAGAGCTAGATATGGCATCCATTTCAAAAGAATTAACACACAAAACGATACTTGTAACAGGAGCAGGTGGATCAATCGGTTCTGAAATATGTAGACAAGTATGTAAGTTCACACCAGATAGAATCATGCTACTTGGTCATGGAGAGAATAGTATATATCACATTCATCAAGAACTTATTGGACTATATAAAGAAGAAATAGAAGTCATACCCATTATTGCAGACGTTCAAGATAAAGAGCGTATGAAAAAAGTCATGCAAGCTTATAAACCATACGTTGTTTATCATGCAGCAGCACATAAACACGTACCACTAATGGAGTACAATCCACAAGAAGCAATTAAGAATAATGTTTTAGGAACAAGAAATACAGCAGAAGCAGCTAAATTAGCAGAAGTAAGTAAATTTGTAATGGTATCAACAGATAAAGCAGTAAACCCACCAAACGTCATGGGCGCTTCTAAACGAGTAGCAGAAATGGTCATACAAAGTATGAACAATGAAACAAGTAAGACAGACTTCGTAGCAGTACGATTCGGAAACGTGCTTGGTTCAAGAGGGTCTGTAATACCGCTATTCAAAAAGCAAATAGAAGCGGGCGGTCCGGTAACAGTGACTCACCCAGGTATGACAAGGTACTTTATGACGATACCAGAAGCATCAAGACTGGTCTTACAAGCGGGCGCATTAGCAACAGGTGGGGAAATATTTGTATTAGATATGGGTAAACCTGTGAAAATAGTTGACTTAGCCAAAAATCTTATTAGATTAAGTGGTTATAAAGAAGAAGATATCGGGATAGAGTTCAGTGGCATTAGATCTGGTGAAAAATTGTTTGAAGAACTATTAAATAAGGATGAAATTCATCCAGAACAAGTGTACGAAAAGATTTATAGAGGGAAAGTTCAAAAGATAGAAAAAGAAGAATTATATAATAAAATCGATGATTTTCTTATAAACGAGAGTGTTCGAGATGAAATAATCTTTTTTGTCAATAATAATAAAACGGGAGAAGAAAAATGCAAAATGGATTAGTAAGTGTGATAATGCCGCTTTACAATAATGAAGATTATATTGAAAAATCTATTTTATCAGTGATAAATCAAACTTATGAAAATTGGGAAATTCTAATTATTAATGATAAATCAGTAGACTCCTCAAAGGAAATTGCAACAAAATATTCTGATATCTATAGTAATATTAAATTAATAAATTTAAAAATCAATAATGGTGTGGCCAATGCTAGAAATATTGGAATTAACAATGCACGTGGAGAATATATGGCATTTTTAGATAGTGATGATGAATGGTTACCTCAAAAACTTGAGAAGCAAATTAACTTTATGAATAAAAATGATTATAATTTCACATGTACTTATTACGGAAAAATGGATAGTGAAAATAGTGTTTTACCCACAGTAATTAAACCAAAATATTCATTGAATTATAATCAAATTTTAAAAAATAATATAGGTAATTCAACTGCAATCATTAACGTAAAAAAACTAGGGAAATTCACGGTGCCCTTAATAAAAAAAAGAAATGATTATGCACTATGGTTAAAGGTAATTAAAAAAGCAAAGAAAGTACATACCTTAGAAGAAGTTTTATCTTATCATAGGCTGCATTCAAATAGTTTGTCATCCAAAAAATTAGATTTGATAAAATATCATTATTTAGTTTATAGAAATTATGAAAACTTATCTATAGTTAAAACGATTTCTTTAATTATATATTGGAGTGTAAAAACAATTTATAAAATGATTAGGAGTAAAATTCTATGAAAACCTTACATTTATGTTCAATATTTGGTGATGCATTTTTTCAAAATTTCATAAAATCAATCAATGAAAATAATGAATCTGAAGTATTTTATCCACGCAAGAACGGATATACTTACAATAATAATCAAGCATTTGTTCATAGCCTAGAATTATATAATGGAATTGATAGATATTTATACTATACTAAACAAAAAAAATGTATAAATGAAATAGAAAGATATTATAAACTAAATGAATTTTCAATTATCCATGCCCACACATTATATACAGATGGTTATCAAGCATATATATTGAATAAAAAATACAACATTCCTTATATTGTTACTGTTAGATCAACAGATATTAATTATTTTTATAAATATAGAAAGGATTTATATTTTATAGCGAGAAATATAATAAAAAATTCTAAAGGAATTGTTTTTTTATCTAAGAGTTATTTAACAAGGACTGAAAAACTGTTTAATATTAACCTGAAGAGTAAAAGTAATATAATCACTAATGGAATTGATGATTTTTTCATTTCAAACATATATAACAAACCAAAATATAATGATAATACAAAAACTATTTTAACTGTGGGATATATTTCAAAAAGAAAAAATCAACTAAAAATATGCAAAGCAATAAATAAATTAAATAAAAGAGGATATAGTATTAAATATGTAATTATAGGTAAATCTTTAGATAAAAAGATTTTAAGAAAGATTCTAAAATATTCATTCGTTGAATATAAAGAATTTATGGATAAAAATACCTTGATCAAAGAATATCGTAAAGCAGATATTTTTGCCATGGCTTCATTACATGAGACTTTTGGGCTAACATATTTAGAAGCATTAAGCCAAAATACCCCAGTACTATATACTAAGTCAGAAGGATTTGATCAGTTATTTAATGATGGAGAAGTTGGATACTCTGTAAATCCATTATCGACATTAGATATTTCTGAAAAGATAGAAAAAATTCTTCAGGAAAAATATAGATATGATCAGGTATATTTAAAAGTTCAACAATTTGAATGGCAGGATATAGGTAGAAAATATAAGCTGCTTTATCAAAATTTAGGACAAGCCCATGACAGGTAAAATTAAATCCAAAAATTACATTAAATTTTTACAAGATGTATTAATAAATGTTTTATCGAGTACTTTACTAGCAATGTCACTTCAATTAATAATATTTCCATTTCTTTCTAGTGGTATCAGTACTACAGAATTCGGGACTTTAATTGCAATTTATGGAGTGAATAATCTTATAGTTAATTTTTTGGGAAATTCGTTAAATAATATTAGATTAATAAATAGACAAAGTGTAGAGGGATATAATTTAATTATATATATAATAAACACGCTTTCAGTTATTTTAGTACTAATAAGCATAAATATACTAAGTATAAATATAGGTGCGATAAATTTAATTTTATTCTGTATATTTACATTTTTAGCTAACAATAGAAATTACTTTATGGTCAATTATAGATTGAAGTTACAATATAATAAAATATTAAAATTAAACATTCTGATAATATTAGGTTATTTTCTGGGATTATTATTATATATGCACACAGACTTGTGGAGTATTATATTTTTAAGTGGTGAAATTTTCGCTGTTATATATATGTTTATAACAAATGCATTAATAATAAATGTATCAAAAGATGAGTTTAAATTTAATAAAGCAATAACTTTGGATTTTATAAAATTAAGTTTTTCCAACTTTATTAATAATTTTTTGAATTACCTTGATAGATTCTTAATTATTCCTATTTTAGGAGCAGCAAGTATGGGGATTTATTTTGCTGCTAGTGCAATCTCTAAAATAATAATTATGATCTTGACACCTATTAATAATGTATTGTTATCGCATATCACTAACTTAGATATGAATATAAAGAGAAGGCGGTTAATTTTATTATATCTAATAACATTATTATTTATTTTTCCATTATATTTTATAATAAATTCTTTTTCCAATTTTTTAGTAGATATACTTTATATAAATTTGGCAGATGAAGCAAAAAAGCTGATTCCCATTATTACAATTGGTATTTTATTTAATATAGTAACAAATTTATTGAATAATTTTCTATTAAAAAAATATCCAATAACATATCAAACGATAATTCAATTTGTATATGGAACTGTATATTTAATGCTAGCAATATTATTAAGTACCAATTTTGGATTAAAAGGATTTGCTTATAGTTTGGTAATAGCCAATATAACAAAATATTTGATGCATGTTCTAATTGTTTTATTTGTAAAACAAAATAAGGAGAAAAATTAATGAAAAAAGTATTATTTGTTTCTAAGACAAGAGGTTTTTTCAATCATCTTTTTAACACAAAATTTAATGGATGGATGATTAGTTCATTAAATAATAGTTATGAAAAATTCACTATGAAAAAGAAGATATTATCTTTAGTGGGAAGAAGTACAATTTTAGATATTATAGGTTATATTCATACAATAAAAACGGTAACCAATAAGGCAGATATATATGCTACATATAACAGATTCTTAGAAGCAAATGTACCATATATAATATATTTAGAAAATCCAACCGCATTATTTCACTATAAGCTAAAAAGATACTCAACTAAAATGGGAAAAAGAAATTTAACAAAGTTAATAAATGATAAGAACTTAAAAGCAGTTATTTGTATGTCCGAAGCATGTAGGGAAGGGTTTATTAAATTATATGGACCAATAATAGAGAGAGATGATCTGATTATTGAACAAATATATCCATTAATAACTGAAGAAAAATTGCAAATAGACACACGGCATAATGATAATAAAAAATTCAGTTTGCTTTTTATAGCTCAAGGAAAAGGGTTTATATCAAAAGGTGGAATTGAAGTTGTAAATACATTTATTCAATTAGAAAAAAAGATAAAAAATATAGAGTTAAATATTATCACTTCAAGCAATGACATTCCACCAAAGATATTGTTGAAGATTAATAATTCTGAAAACATTAATCTTATTGAGTTTGGTATTAGTTATGATGAATTAAAGAAATACTATATAGAATCTAATGTACTTATTCACTTAACTAGACAAGATAGTTTTGGATTAACAATATTAGAAGCAATGAAATATGGGACGCCTGTTATCACTACAAAACTATATTCTATCCCAGAATTAATTAAAGAGAATAAGAATGGTTATTTAACGGAACCAAGTTATTGGTTTTTTAATCAGGAAAATTTACCGAACCCAGCTGTATGGAATAATAGGAGAAATACTATATTTTCAAAAAAAAGTGATAAAAGTAAAGAGAAATTTTTATATGATAAAATAATTTATTTGTACGAAAATCGGGAAGATTATAATCAACTTAAAGATACTGCTTATAGGAATTCTAAAGAAAAGCCATTTTCAGAAGAATTTATAATAAATAAATGGGAAAATCTTTTAAATAAAATAGAGATGAGGAAAGAAAAATGAACATCACTGTAATAGGAATGGGTTATGTAGGATTAGCGAACGCTTTATTATTATCTCAACATGAAAATGTTGTAGCTTATGATATATTAGGAGATAAAATAAATCTATTGAAAAAAATATATCACCAATTGAAGATGATAAAATAGAAGAGTTTTTGAATTATAACAGTTTGAATATTAGATTTAGTAATAATTTAGAAAGCTCTTTGGAAGATGCAGAATATATTATTATTGCTACGCCGACCGATTATGATGAAAATAATAATTATTTTGATACTTCAACTGTTGAAGAAGTTATAGAAAAGTGTATTAAAATGAATGATAATGCAACTATAATAATAAAATCTACTGTCCCAGTTGAGTATACTAAGAAGATAAAAGAAAAATATAATAAGAAAAATATAATTTTTTCTCCAGAATTTTTAAGGGAAGGAAATGCACTATATGATAATTTATATCCTACAAGAATAATTGTAGGTGAAAAAAGTGATAAAGGTAAAGAAATTGCAGAATTATTTCGTAAAGGAGCATTGAATAATAATGCGAAAATTCTTCTTACTAATTCTACTGAAGCAGAGGCAATTAAATTATTCTCTAATACCTATTTAGCAATG
Protein-coding sequences here:
- the galU gene encoding UTP--glucose-1-phosphate uridylyltransferase GalU, translating into MKIKKAIIPAAGLGTRFLPATKAMPKEMLPILDKPTIQYIVEEAVAAGIEDIIIVTGKHKRAIEDHFDNQKELEMILEEKGKSDLLQSVKYSSNLANMFYVRQKEQKGLGHAIWTARQFIGNEPFAVLLGDDIVQADTPAIKQLMNQYETTGKSIIGVQQVNEIETHRYGIVDPEESYNELFSVNKFVEKPEIGTAPSNLAIMGRYVLKPDIFDYLERQEIGRGGEIQLTDAIEHLNSEDCVYAYNFEGERYDVGEKIGFVKTTIQFALKDDYMKKEITEFIKSINK
- a CDS encoding Wzz/FepE/Etk N-terminal domain-containing protein — its product is MEETIDLNKLFAILKKNMKYLIILPIVFLVLSMMMTFLFITPKYSSSTQVLVNQKETDSQMMAQQVQSDLQLVNTYSEIIKSPRILDKVSKNLKGKYSSEEIAGMLTVSNQAESQILNIAVENESREAAGKVANEIANVFSKDVNKIMNVDNVSILSKADYYGSKDSPKPLINAVVGVFLGLIVALIIIFLKEILDKRIKTEEDVEELLDLPVLGVIQRFDY
- a CDS encoding polysaccharide biosynthesis tyrosine autokinase, whose protein sequence is MAKKIDTEITTLITHKKPKAVVSEKFRGIRSNILFSTADAEIQTLLIASDKPSSGKSTVSANIAVTYAQAGFKTLLIDGDMRKPTQHYIFNKNNIKGLSNVIINKSTFEDAVYSTEVLNLDVLTSGPIPPNPSELIGSSNMMDLFEELKQRYDFILIDTPPVNTVTDAQLFGELTKNAVYIIDVETNNKESVKKGKNLLEKSGTKILGAVLNKAQLDKSSSSYYYYGEES
- a CDS encoding tyrosine-protein phosphatase: MIDVHNHLLIGVDDGPQSVEETISLLEQAKKQGITGIVVTPHHLHPKYDNIFADVEWGINKLQHNQQIKDLEIQLYAGQEIRITDQILDDLEQHKVKGINGSKYLLIELPSNSVPHYTKNLLYEIQTKGFVPIIAHPERNKAIAKNINLLYELINNGALSQITASSLTGELGKNIQKLSIQILEHNLVHFVASDAHHSESRPFSLDALFSTPKLKNIESVISMLLDNNEAMIQDKSVVTGRPIEFKRNKFFGLF
- a CDS encoding polysaccharide biosynthesis protein, encoding MMLLFIDSIIVTFSVFLGYYILEPFFKGYSINVLILSSLILLISHHVFAQIFDLYHRAWEYASVSELILIVKSVTSSIVATGIIVPIFTQQAPFLRLYFITWMMHLLLIGGSRLSWRIYRKTFISKEGKKKPTLIVGGGRGGSLLIRQMMNTPYMGMEPVLVVDDDSNKQKMSIASGVKVQGCIKDIPELVKKFNIKKIIIAIPTLSQQRLREINKLCEGTNVEVFKMPNIENVMSGEIEVNKLKKVEVEDLLGRDPVELDMASISKELTHKTILVTGAGGSIGSEICRQVCKFTPDRIMLLGHGENSIYHIHQELIGLYKEEIEVIPIIADVQDKERMKKVMQAYKPYVVYHAAAHKHVPLMEYNPQEAIKNNVLGTRNTAEAAKLAEVSKFVMVSTDKAVNPPNVMGASKRVAEMVIQSMNNETSKTDFVAVRFGNVLGSRGSVIPLFKKQIEAGGPVTVTHPGMTRYFMTIPEASRLVLQAGALATGGEIFVLDMGKPVKIVDLAKNLIRLSGYKEEDIGIEFSGIRSGEKLFEELLNKDEIHPEQVYEKIYRGKVQKIEKEELYNKIDDFLINESVRDEIIFFVNNNKTGEEKCKMD
- a CDS encoding glycosyltransferase family 2 protein produces the protein MQNGLVSVIMPLYNNEDYIEKSILSVINQTYENWEILIINDKSVDSSKEIATKYSDIYSNIKLINLKINNGVANARNIGINNARGEYMAFLDSDDEWLPQKLEKQINFMNKNDYNFTCTYYGKMDSENSVLPTVIKPKYSLNYNQILKNNIGNSTAIINVKKLGKFTVPLIKKRNDYALWLKVIKKAKKVHTLEEVLSYHRLHSNSLSSKKLDLIKYHYLVYRNYENLSIVKTISLIIYWSVKTIYKMIRSKIL
- a CDS encoding glycosyltransferase family 4 protein, with translation MKTLHLCSIFGDAFFQNFIKSINENNESEVFYPRKNGYTYNNNQAFVHSLELYNGIDRYLYYTKQKKCINEIERYYKLNEFSIIHAHTLYTDGYQAYILNKKYNIPYIVTVRSTDINYFYKYRKDLYFIARNIIKNSKGIVFLSKSYLTRTEKLFNINLKSKSNIITNGIDDFFISNIYNKPKYNDNTKTILTVGYISKRKNQLKICKAINKLNKRGYSIKYVIIGKSLDKKILRKILKYSFVEYKEFMDKNTLIKEYRKADIFAMASLHETFGLTYLEALSQNTPVLYTKSEGFDQLFNDGEVGYSVNPLSTLDISEKIEKILQEKYRYDQVYLKVQQFEWQDIGRKYKLLYQNLGQAHDR
- a CDS encoding lipopolysaccharide biosynthesis protein encodes the protein MTGKIKSKNYIKFLQDVLINVLSSTLLAMSLQLIIFPFLSSGISTTEFGTLIAIYGVNNLIVNFLGNSLNNIRLINRQSVEGYNLIIYIINTLSVILVLISINILSINIGAINLILFCIFTFLANNRNYFMVNYRLKLQYNKILKLNILIILGYFLGLLLYMHTDLWSIIFLSGEIFAVIYMFITNALIINVSKDEFKFNKAITLDFIKLSFSNFINNFLNYLDRFLIIPILGAASMGIYFAASAISKIIIMILTPINNVLLSHITNLDMNIKRRRLILLYLITLLFIFPLYFIINSFSNFLVDILYINLADEAKKLIPIITIGILFNIVTNLLNNFLLKKYPITYQTIIQFVYGTVYLMLAILLSTNFGLKGFAYSLVIANITKYLMHVLIVLFVKQNKEKN
- a CDS encoding glycosyltransferase family 4 protein; its protein translation is MKKVLFVSKTRGFFNHLFNTKFNGWMISSLNNSYEKFTMKKKILSLVGRSTILDIIGYIHTIKTVTNKADIYATYNRFLEANVPYIIYLENPTALFHYKLKRYSTKMGKRNLTKLINDKNLKAVICMSEACREGFIKLYGPIIERDDLIIEQIYPLITEEKLQIDTRHNDNKKFSLLFIAQGKGFISKGGIEVVNTFIQLEKKIKNIELNIITSSNDIPPKILLKINNSENINLIEFGISYDELKKYYIESNVLIHLTRQDSFGLTILEAMKYGTPVITTKLYSIPELIKENKNGYLTEPSYWFFNQENLPNPAVWNNRRNTIFSKKSDKSKEKFLYDKIIYLYENREDYNQLKDTAYRNSKEKPFSEEFIINKWENLLNKIEMRKEK